One segment of Asaia bogorensis NBRC 16594 DNA contains the following:
- a CDS encoding Hint domain-containing protein: MPNYTTVIHYKTNGQENGIYIYIEYNYFDIPVEYQGQPIAISNLANYMGPYSGKVEFAPCYLPGTMIETPDGERAVESLRAGDEIIVYSADERSTRTITSIGCGQSNVCASAFDDLSGWPVRILKGALSEGVPYKDLLVTSEHCLYLNGCFVPVRMLVNGLTIFYDKTVSCFNYYHISMEPHAIVRANGALSESLIGMGHSALLHDQAGSGSPVLMGDWNSAAAPLNTERRFVEPLYRELEARASLITGERSLPLAPVCDDPGLYLVTDGGKCIEGLRGTNGVVHFAVPHAVRAVHIMSRASRPCDVYGPFVDDRRLLGVLVGAIMMEKGGVCSPVRTHIEQSDLAGWQPRVARDMRWTTGGALLPLPEREHEGLARLSIEIRQAGPYRMPEAICMDLKQSA, encoded by the coding sequence ATGCCGAATTATACTACGGTCATCCATTACAAGACGAATGGGCAGGAAAATGGGATATATATTTATATAGAGTATAATTACTTCGATATCCCGGTGGAATATCAGGGGCAGCCAATTGCTATCAGTAATCTGGCGAATTACATGGGGCCATATTCAGGCAAGGTGGAATTTGCGCCATGCTATCTTCCAGGCACCATGATCGAGACCCCAGACGGGGAGCGTGCCGTCGAATCGCTGCGTGCCGGAGACGAGATCATCGTCTATAGCGCTGACGAACGGTCAACGAGAACGATCACTTCGATCGGTTGCGGCCAGTCGAATGTCTGTGCGTCCGCTTTCGACGATTTGTCAGGATGGCCGGTACGTATACTCAAGGGAGCCTTGTCGGAGGGCGTTCCCTACAAGGATCTGCTTGTCACCTCGGAGCACTGTTTATACCTCAACGGGTGCTTCGTTCCTGTGAGAATGCTGGTCAATGGTCTCACCATTTTCTACGACAAGACCGTGAGTTGTTTCAATTACTACCATATCAGTATGGAGCCCCATGCCATCGTCCGCGCGAATGGCGCCCTGAGTGAGTCGCTTATCGGTATGGGTCATAGTGCCTTGCTGCACGATCAGGCAGGTTCCGGATCACCCGTCCTCATGGGTGACTGGAACAGTGCGGCTGCCCCTCTGAATACAGAGCGCAGGTTTGTCGAGCCGCTTTACAGAGAACTGGAAGCACGAGCCAGCCTGATAACCGGCGAGAGGTCTCTGCCGCTTGCGCCGGTATGTGACGATCCGGGACTGTATCTTGTGACGGATGGAGGCAAATGCATTGAGGGACTGCGGGGAACGAATGGCGTCGTCCATTTCGCCGTTCCCCATGCGGTGCGCGCTGTTCATATCATGAGCCGGGCCAGTCGCCCCTGCGATGTCTATGGCCCCTTTGTCGACGATCGTCGTCTTCTGGGCGTGCTTGTGGGAGCCATCATGATGGAAAAGGGTGGTGTCTGTAGTCCGGTGCGCACGCATATCGAACAGAGCGATCTAGCGGGCTGGCAGCCCAGGGTTGCCAGGGATATGCGCTGGACCACAGGAGGTGCTTTGCTGCCACTCCCGGAGCGGGAGCACGAGGGGCTTGCCAGACTCTCTATCGAGATCCGGCAGGCGGGCCCTTACCGGATGCCCGAAGCCATCTGCATGGATCTGAAGCAATCAGCCTGA
- a CDS encoding M3 family metallopeptidase — protein MPVFRHAAALAAVALPLLSSTALAAPANPLFQASPLPYQAPPFDKIKDSDYVPAFEKGMADQLKEMQAIANNKAAPTFDNTIVAMERSGQLLNRAQSVFYGVYSADKDDAMDAIDSKEAPKLSQHQDEIYLNPKLFHRVKTLYDNRAKLNLNAEQAMLLEVYYQQFVHSGAELNHADQQKLRAINTQLSKLETTYNQKLIASAKAGALVVDKKEALAGLDDGAVASAQKAAEGRKLSGKYVLPLQNTTQQPDLASLSDRSTREALFNQSWTRAEKGDANDTRQTIAEIAQLRAEKAALFGYPNYAAYTLYDQMAKTPAAVNSFIHQLVPATAAEQHREAAELQKAIGEDHQNFTLKPWDWNYYAERVRKQKFDLNQNDVKPYFELHTVLTDGVFYAANQLYGITFEPRKDIPAYNPDVMVFEVKDKDGSPLGLMYFDYFKRDNKSGGAWMSNFVGQSDLLKTRPVIYNVANFTKAAPGQPQLITSDDVTTMFHEFGHALHGLFASQTYPTLSGTAVARDFVEFPSQFNENWAMDPKVFAHYARHYKTGAPMPAELVAKIKKAAHFNQGYALGEIVAAAQLDMSWHGLSADAPRQDVDQFEAKALNETGLDVANVPPRYRSSYFLHIWGNGYSAGYYAYLWTEMLDQDVFSWFQSHGGLTRENGQRFRDMILSKGHTMDYGPMFKAFYGKDPEIGPMLAHRGLVSDGK, from the coding sequence ATGCCCGTTTTCAGACACGCTGCGGCTCTGGCAGCTGTTGCCCTTCCCCTTCTGTCTTCCACAGCGCTGGCTGCCCCTGCCAACCCGCTGTTTCAGGCAAGCCCGCTGCCCTATCAGGCGCCCCCCTTCGACAAGATCAAGGACAGTGATTACGTGCCGGCCTTTGAAAAGGGCATGGCCGACCAGCTGAAGGAAATGCAGGCGATCGCCAATAACAAGGCTGCGCCGACCTTCGACAACACCATTGTCGCCATGGAGCGTTCGGGCCAGTTGCTGAACCGCGCCCAGAGCGTGTTCTACGGTGTCTACTCGGCGGACAAGGACGACGCCATGGACGCTATCGACAGCAAGGAAGCGCCCAAGCTCAGCCAGCATCAGGATGAGATCTATCTCAATCCCAAGCTCTTCCACCGCGTCAAAACCCTTTATGACAACCGCGCCAAGCTGAACCTGAACGCCGAGCAGGCGATGCTGCTGGAGGTTTACTACCAGCAATTCGTCCATTCGGGCGCTGAGCTGAATCATGCCGACCAGCAGAAGCTGCGCGCCATCAATACCCAGCTTTCCAAACTCGAAACCACCTATAACCAGAAGCTGATTGCCAGCGCCAAGGCCGGTGCTCTGGTGGTGGACAAGAAAGAGGCGCTCGCCGGGCTCGATGACGGTGCTGTTGCCTCTGCCCAGAAGGCCGCTGAAGGGCGCAAGCTGTCGGGCAAATATGTCCTGCCACTGCAGAACACGACGCAACAGCCCGATCTCGCTTCTCTGAGCGACCGTAGCACGCGTGAAGCCCTGTTCAACCAGAGCTGGACCCGTGCGGAAAAGGGCGACGCCAACGACACCCGCCAGACGATTGCAGAAATCGCCCAGCTGCGCGCCGAAAAGGCCGCCCTGTTCGGTTACCCCAATTACGCTGCCTATACGCTGTATGACCAGATGGCCAAGACGCCGGCAGCTGTGAACAGCTTCATCCACCAGCTCGTGCCGGCAACGGCGGCCGAACAGCATCGTGAGGCTGCCGAGCTGCAAAAGGCCATCGGTGAAGACCATCAGAATTTCACACTCAAGCCGTGGGACTGGAATTACTACGCCGAGCGCGTCCGCAAGCAGAAATTCGATCTCAACCAGAACGATGTGAAGCCGTATTTCGAGCTGCACACCGTGCTGACAGATGGCGTATTCTACGCAGCGAACCAGCTTTACGGAATCACCTTCGAGCCCCGCAAGGACATCCCGGCCTATAACCCCGATGTCATGGTCTTCGAAGTCAAGGACAAGGATGGCTCGCCGCTTGGCCTGATGTATTTCGACTATTTCAAGCGCGACAACAAATCGGGTGGCGCCTGGATGTCGAATTTCGTGGGTCAGAGCGACCTGCTTAAGACGCGTCCGGTTATCTATAACGTGGCGAACTTCACCAAGGCGGCGCCCGGCCAGCCGCAGCTGATCACGTCAGACGACGTGACGACCATGTTCCATGAATTCGGTCATGCGCTGCATGGTCTGTTTGCAAGCCAGACCTACCCCACGCTTTCCGGTACGGCGGTTGCGCGCGATTTCGTCGAGTTCCCCTCGCAGTTCAATGAGAACTGGGCGATGGACCCGAAGGTGTTCGCCCATTATGCCCGCCACTACAAGACCGGCGCCCCGATGCCGGCCGAACTGGTCGCCAAGATCAAGAAAGCCGCGCATTTCAACCAGGGCTATGCACTGGGTGAAATCGTGGCTGCGGCGCAGCTCGACATGTCATGGCACGGTCTCTCGGCCGATGCGCCGCGTCAGGATGTGGATCAGTTCGAAGCCAAGGCACTCAACGAGACCGGCCTCGATGTCGCGAACGTTCCGCCGCGCTATCGTTCAAGCTACTTCCTGCATATCTGGGGCAATGGATACTCGGCCGGATATTACGCTTATCTCTGGACCGAAATGCTCGATCAGGATGTGTTCTCGTGGTTCCAGTCGCATGGCGGCCTGACCCGTGAGAACGGCCAGCGCTTCCGTGACATGATCCTGTCCAAGGGTCACACCATGGATTACGGCCCGATGTTCAAGGCCTTCTACGGCAAGGACCCCGAAATCGGCCCCATGCTGGCCCATCGCGGCCTGGTTTCTGACGGCAAGTGA
- a CDS encoding IMPACT family protein: MTRTLVAETQQDTVVKKSLFRVHAAPITHEAEALAFFERVRVPDATHNCWAWRIGGRYRSFDDGEPGGTAGRPILQAIDSQEFDRVAVIVVRWFGGIKLGAGGLVRAYGGAAASCLKQGEAVEIVPMQRLGFHASFSLLPIIQARLTEWEATQESCCFDETGATLSLDIPLSRSGVVQAVLQDLLRGGPIRVLDDDEQDLPGEQDNPVR; this comes from the coding sequence ATGACCCGAACTCTGGTGGCTGAAACGCAGCAGGACACTGTGGTCAAGAAGAGCCTGTTTCGTGTCCATGCTGCGCCGATTACCCATGAAGCCGAGGCACTGGCTTTTTTCGAGCGCGTGCGTGTGCCAGATGCCACTCATAATTGCTGGGCATGGCGCATCGGGGGGCGGTATCGCAGCTTCGATGATGGCGAGCCGGGTGGCACGGCGGGACGCCCCATTCTGCAGGCCATCGACTCACAGGAATTCGACCGGGTGGCGGTCATTGTCGTGCGCTGGTTCGGTGGCATCAAGCTGGGCGCTGGCGGTCTCGTGCGCGCCTATGGCGGGGCAGCGGCTTCCTGCCTGAAACAGGGCGAGGCGGTTGAGATCGTGCCAATGCAACGTCTTGGCTTTCATGCCTCGTTCAGCCTGCTGCCCATCATTCAGGCCAGACTGACGGAGTGGGAGGCGACCCAGGAGAGCTGCTGTTTCGATGAGACCGGGGCCACGCTCTCGCTCGACATTCCCCTCTCACGCTCCGGGGTCGTGCAGGCTGTTCTGCAGGATCTGCTGCGCGGCGGCCCGATCCGCGTGCTGGATGATGATGAGCAGGACCTTCCCGGTGAGCAGGATAATCCGGTACGTTAG
- the radA gene encoding DNA repair protein RadA, with protein MAKRPTARFVCQACGAVTSKWSGRCDACGEWNTIVEEAVEPTSRETRKRAGRLTLMHLDGDLTPPPRIQTSIAEFDRVLGGGLVPASVVLVGGDPGIGKSTLLLQATCALAQAGRRVLYVSGEEAVDQIRLRARRLKLDAPTLDLAASINVSEIAGSLEQDRVHHVVVIDSIQTMWLETIESAPGSVAQVRACAFELIRLAKTVGFSLVLVGHVTKEGALAGPRVLEHMVDAVMYFEGDRGHQFRILRAAKNRFGATDEIGVFAMTDTGLTEVPNPSALFLAERRGNIAGSAVFAGMEGTRPVLLEIQALVSPKAGEGAARRAVVGWETARLNMLLAVLEARCGLKMAGMDVHLNIAGGLRISEPACDMAVAAALISAATGVPTSAGSTYFGEVGLSGEVRQVSQTDLRLKEAQKLGFAQAILPRRVASGGARPKPPEGLALKEIGHLNDLVELFQPLDE; from the coding sequence ATGGCCAAGCGTCCCACAGCCCGTTTCGTATGCCAGGCCTGTGGGGCAGTCACCAGCAAATGGTCGGGTCGCTGCGATGCCTGTGGCGAGTGGAACACCATCGTTGAAGAGGCCGTCGAGCCTACCAGTCGTGAAACACGCAAGCGCGCCGGTCGCCTCACGCTCATGCATCTGGATGGCGATCTTACTCCCCCGCCACGCATCCAGACCTCGATTGCCGAATTTGATCGTGTGCTTGGCGGCGGTCTCGTTCCGGCCTCTGTTGTGCTGGTGGGCGGTGATCCGGGCATTGGCAAATCCACGCTCCTGCTTCAGGCCACCTGTGCTTTGGCGCAGGCAGGCCGGCGCGTTCTGTATGTGTCGGGCGAAGAAGCGGTGGACCAGATACGCCTGCGCGCGCGCCGCCTGAAACTCGATGCGCCGACGCTCGATCTGGCAGCCAGTATCAATGTGTCCGAAATTGCGGGTTCGCTGGAGCAGGACCGCGTTCATCATGTGGTTGTTATCGACTCGATCCAGACCATGTGGCTCGAGACGATTGAGAGCGCGCCGGGCTCTGTCGCTCAGGTGCGCGCCTGCGCTTTCGAGCTGATCCGACTGGCCAAGACGGTCGGGTTCTCGCTCGTTCTGGTCGGTCATGTCACCAAGGAAGGGGCGCTGGCAGGCCCACGCGTGCTCGAACACATGGTCGATGCCGTCATGTATTTTGAAGGCGATCGCGGTCACCAGTTCCGCATCCTGCGCGCCGCCAAGAACCGCTTTGGTGCGACAGACGAAATTGGCGTGTTCGCCATGACCGATACAGGGCTAACGGAAGTCCCCAACCCCTCGGCCCTGTTTCTGGCAGAACGGCGCGGCAATATTGCGGGATCGGCTGTTTTTGCGGGCATGGAGGGTACACGCCCTGTCCTGCTGGAAATTCAGGCCCTCGTCTCGCCCAAGGCCGGTGAAGGCGCAGCCAGACGTGCAGTGGTCGGGTGGGAAACGGCGCGACTGAACATGCTTCTGGCTGTTCTTGAAGCCCGCTGCGGCCTCAAGATGGCTGGAATGGATGTGCACCTCAACATTGCGGGCGGCCTGCGGATCAGTGAGCCAGCCTGCGATATGGCGGTGGCAGCTGCATTGATCTCGGCCGCGACGGGCGTACCGACATCGGCGGGCTCGACCTATTTCGGCGAGGTCGGGCTGTCCGGTGAGGTGCGTCAGGTCTCGCAAACGGATCTTCGTCTGAAGGAAGCCCAGAAACTCGGCTTCGCACAGGCTATCCTCCCCCGGCGTGTGGCCAGCGGAGGCGCACGCCCGAAACCTCCTGAAGGTCTGGCGCTGAAAGAAATCGGTCATCTTAACGATCTGGTGGAGCTGTTCCAGCCGCTTGACGAATAA
- a CDS encoding ABC transporter ATP-binding protein, which produces MSALPKIRIRGLTKSFGSKTVLDGIDLDVEAGTSMVIIGGSGSGKSVLLRCILGLITPDSGTIEIDGESVLTASPARRDALVEQIGMLFQNAALFDSMSVADNIVFGLRAKGRGKAHRLSAAQARAQAGDILKQVGLDPSVGALAPSELSGGMQKRVGLARAIAGTPNILFFDEPTTGLDPIMGAVIDGLIVDCVKRLGSTAVAITHDMASAQRIGDRAAMLYHGKLVWQGLASELMDSGNAMVDQFTHGRKDGPIGMELRR; this is translated from the coding sequence ATGAGCGCCCTGCCCAAGATCCGCATTCGCGGCCTGACCAAATCCTTCGGCTCCAAAACCGTACTGGATGGCATCGACCTCGATGTCGAAGCCGGAACGTCAATGGTGATTATCGGTGGTTCAGGCAGTGGAAAATCGGTGCTCCTGCGCTGCATCCTCGGTCTGATCACCCCGGATTCCGGCACGATCGAGATCGACGGCGAAAGCGTGCTTACCGCCTCCCCCGCACGACGCGATGCCCTTGTCGAACAGATTGGCATGCTGTTCCAGAATGCTGCCCTGTTCGACAGCATGAGCGTGGCCGATAACATCGTGTTCGGCCTGCGCGCCAAGGGCCGCGGCAAGGCTCACCGCTTGAGTGCGGCACAAGCCCGTGCCCAGGCCGGTGATATTCTCAAGCAGGTCGGGCTCGATCCCTCGGTAGGAGCACTCGCGCCTTCCGAGCTGTCGGGCGGTATGCAAAAGCGCGTGGGGCTTGCCCGCGCCATTGCAGGCACACCCAACATCCTGTTCTTCGACGAACCGACAACGGGCCTCGACCCCATCATGGGGGCTGTGATTGACGGACTGATCGTGGATTGCGTCAAACGCCTTGGCTCAACCGCTGTCGCCATCACCCATGACATGGCCTCGGCGCAGCGTATCGGCGACCGTGCGGCCATGCTCTATCATGGCAAACTGGTCTGGCAGGGGCTGGCGTCAGAACTGATGGACAGCGGAAACGCGATGGTCGATCAGTTTACCCATGGGCGCAAGGACGGACCGATCGGGATGGAATTGCGGCGTTAG
- a CDS encoding MlaE family ABC transporter permease, whose translation MNFLLDPVAAIGRAFLGIVRKAGALALFALAGLSHLLRPPFYWGVFFNSLIEIAFYSLPVVALTAIFSGGVIALQSYAGFAQYHVQSAIAGIVVLAVVRELGPVLAGLMVAGRVGAAMSAEIGTMRVTDQIDALRTLSTDPMKYLVTPRLLAGTLALPFLVLIADILGVLGGFTVSVSKLGFDPQNYIIATFNALKPLDVLVGLSKAAVFGFIISLMGCYHGYTSRGGAEGVGSATTAAVVAASILLLAFDYLLTDLFFAQ comes from the coding sequence GCGGCCATCGGGCGTGCCTTTCTCGGCATCGTGCGCAAGGCTGGTGCTCTGGCGCTTTTTGCCCTGGCAGGCCTGTCGCATCTGCTGCGACCGCCCTTCTACTGGGGCGTGTTCTTCAACAGCCTGATTGAAATCGCCTTCTATTCGCTGCCAGTCGTGGCGCTGACCGCGATTTTCTCTGGCGGCGTGATCGCGCTTCAGTCCTATGCAGGCTTCGCCCAGTACCATGTGCAGAGCGCCATTGCAGGCATCGTCGTTCTGGCCGTGGTTCGTGAACTTGGCCCGGTTCTGGCCGGTCTGATGGTGGCGGGCCGCGTCGGTGCGGCCATGTCAGCCGAGATCGGCACCATGCGCGTGACCGACCAGATCGACGCGCTGCGTACCCTTTCGACCGACCCGATGAAGTATCTGGTTACGCCGCGCCTTCTGGCTGGTACGCTGGCCCTGCCCTTTCTGGTGCTTATTGCCGATATTCTGGGCGTGCTCGGCGGCTTTACCGTTTCGGTTTCCAAGCTCGGCTTTGACCCGCAGAACTACATCATTGCCACGTTCAACGCGCTCAAGCCGCTGGACGTGCTGGTCGGTCTTTCCAAGGCGGCCGTGTTCGGGTTCATCATCAGCCTGATGGGCTGCTATCATGGCTATACCAGCCGCGGCGGCGCCGAGGGCGTGGGTTCGGCCACCACGGCTGCGGTCGTGGCCGCCTCGATCCTGCTTCTCGCTTTCGATTACCTCCTGACGGATCTGTTCTTCGCCCAATGA